From a single Uloborus diversus isolate 005 unplaced genomic scaffold, Udiv.v.3.1 scaffold_11, whole genome shotgun sequence genomic region:
- the LOC129232153 gene encoding B-cell CLL/lymphoma 6 member B protein-like: protein MKLIANAMYKAYPERSQALSMSPSSSSEDARGLSESIQAFLPSSASSMNFPSNSSPASKQIVPRTSFNSMAMDKMQFPQGGPLDKKYFHCVDAKSVYSFLKAIESDCSIRNRNPSLHASSEVFDKGGNSFHSSSSQEFLNSPSRQAASGCNTTGPGGSIPYFQCNKCGKVFTKEAALGHHMTIHGGKERNCKVCGRLFKQKSTLDTHMRIHTGEKPFKCQVCDYSSAFLSGLRQHKMSHNHF from the exons GATCGCAAGCACTTAGCATGTCTCCTAGTTCATCATCTGAAGATGCAAGGGGACTGTCAGAAAGTATACAGGCATTTTTACCCTCGAGCGCTTCATCGATGAACTTTCCGAGCAATTCCTCGCCCGCATCCAAGCAAATCGTGCCACGCACGTCTTTCAACAGCATGGCAATGGACAAGATGCAGTTTCCACAAGGCGGTCCTTTGGACAAAAAGTACTTCCACTGTGTCG atgcaAAAAGCGTGTATAGTTTTTTAAAGGCTATCGAATCCGATTGTAGCATAAGGAACCGAAATCCAAGTCTTCATGCCAGTTCAGAAGTGTTCGACAAGGGAGGTAACTCATTTCATTCTTCCTCATCGCAAGAATTCCTCAACTCGCCTTCTCGACAGGCGGCATCAGGTTGCAACACGACGGGACCTGGTGGCAGCATTCCGTACTTCCAGTGCAACAAGTGCGGGAAGGTTTTTACCAAAGAAGCCGCTCTCGGACATCACATGACCATTCATGGTGGCAAAGAAAGGAATTGCAAAGTCTGTGGAAGACTCTTCAAGCAGAAGAGCACCCTGGACACCCACATGAGGATCCACACCGGGGAGAAGCCGTTCAAGTGCCAGGTCTGTGACTACAGCTCTGCTTTTCTGAGTGGATTGCGGCAGCACAAGATGAGTCATAATCACTTTTGA